A single region of the Brachypodium distachyon strain Bd21 chromosome 3, Brachypodium_distachyon_v3.0, whole genome shotgun sequence genome encodes:
- the LOC100826666 gene encoding LRR receptor-like serine/threonine-protein kinase HSL2 isoform X4 yields MGRPDLPNHHASRSPPLVAATILFSNRWRQHRRSCSSCARWGRGGTRDGFFFPNNSSYPATSFSVELQVLTMNLGRNSSICGCFGLNDGSDCHPRIYNEQDILNSLGDGNVMSSINGGPWRSVMYRVHLQDPSRVVVVKKLENKTASAVDASLDDRCQSEVNLLDSICHDNIISLVACILKDNFIVLVYDHNENGSLNQWLHYPELAAEGVLDWPTRLAIAIGVARGIYYLHHGRNNPIVHHNINSSSILLDRDLKPKISGFDFARVNLAEPDQPVPIWELTAGNMFGYTAPEYMTAVTSKVDVYSLGVVMLELVTGRVANEAIADGHLATWAG; encoded by the exons ATGGGGAGGCCGGATCTGCCCAATCATCATGCCTCCAGGTCTCCACCCCTCGTGGCGGCGACCATTCTCTTTTCCAATCGGTGGCGGCAGCATCGACGATCTTGCTCGAGCTGCGCCCGatgggggagaggagggacaagagacggttttttttttcctaataaTTCTTCATACCCGGCTACTAGCTTCAG CGTGGAGTTGCAGGTGCTGACGATGAATCTAGGACGTAATTCCTCAATCTGTGGATGCTTCGGGCTCAACGATGGAAGCGATTGTCACCCTCGTATTTACAATGAGCAAGATATACTTAACAGCCTTGGTGATGGCAATGTTATGAGCAGCATCAATGGTGGCCCCTGGAGGTCGGTGATGTACCGAGTTCACCTGCAGGACCCTTCTAGGGTGGTGGTTGTCAAGAAGTTGGAGAACAAGACTGCAAGTGCAGTGGATGCCAGTCTGGACGACCGCTGCCAGTCGGAGGTGAACTTGCTGGACAGCATTTGCCATGACAACATCATCAGTCTTGTAGCTTGCATTCTGAAGGACAACTTCATCGTGCTCGTATACGACCACAACGAGAACGGCAGCCTCAACCAGTGGCTGCACTACCCTGAGCTGGCTGCAGAGGGGGTATTGGACTGGCCTACGAGGCTGGCCATTGCCATCGGTGTCGCCAGAGGGATTTACTACCTACACCACGGACGCAACAACCCCATCGTGCACCACAATATCAACTCGTCTAGCATCTTGCTTGACAGAGACCTCAAGCCAAAGATCTCAGGTTTCGATTTTGCACGGGTCAACCTTGCCGAACCTGACCAACCGGTCCCAATCTGGGAGCTCACTGCTGGCAACATGTTCGGGTATACGGCTCCAG AATATATGACTGCGGTGACCTCCAAGGTTGACGTGTACAGCCTCGGTGTGGTGATGCTGGAGCTCGTCACCGGGCGGGTGGCCAACGAAGCTATAGCAGATGGCCACTTGGCAACCTGGGCAG GCTAG
- the LOC100826666 gene encoding MDIS1-interacting receptor like kinase 1 isoform X1, translating to MGRPDLPNHHASRSPPLVAATILFSNRWRQHRRSCSSCARWGRGGTRDGFFFPNNSSYPATSFSVELQVLTMNLGRNSSICGCFGLNDGSDCHPRIYNEQDILNSLGDGNVMSSINGGPWRSVMYRVHLQDPSRVVVVKKLENKTASAVDASLDDRCQSEVNLLDSICHDNIISLVACILKDNFIVLVYDHNENGSLNQWLHYPELAAEGVLDWPTRLAIAIGVARGIYYLHHGRNNPIVHHNINSSSILLDRDLKPKISGFDFARVNLAEPDQPVPIWELTAGNMFGYTAPEYMTAVTSKVDVYSLGVVMLELVTGRVANEAIADGHLATWAGKHCNRLMKNVVDFSHVIDMAISVPDRVRYFKEMLAMFRLGVACTDKDPQERPPMHEVLSRLRNRGH from the exons ATGGGGAGGCCGGATCTGCCCAATCATCATGCCTCCAGGTCTCCACCCCTCGTGGCGGCGACCATTCTCTTTTCCAATCGGTGGCGGCAGCATCGACGATCTTGCTCGAGCTGCGCCCGatgggggagaggagggacaagagacggttttttttttcctaataaTTCTTCATACCCGGCTACTAGCTTCAG CGTGGAGTTGCAGGTGCTGACGATGAATCTAGGACGTAATTCCTCAATCTGTGGATGCTTCGGGCTCAACGATGGAAGCGATTGTCACCCTCGTATTTACAATGAGCAAGATATACTTAACAGCCTTGGTGATGGCAATGTTATGAGCAGCATCAATGGTGGCCCCTGGAGGTCGGTGATGTACCGAGTTCACCTGCAGGACCCTTCTAGGGTGGTGGTTGTCAAGAAGTTGGAGAACAAGACTGCAAGTGCAGTGGATGCCAGTCTGGACGACCGCTGCCAGTCGGAGGTGAACTTGCTGGACAGCATTTGCCATGACAACATCATCAGTCTTGTAGCTTGCATTCTGAAGGACAACTTCATCGTGCTCGTATACGACCACAACGAGAACGGCAGCCTCAACCAGTGGCTGCACTACCCTGAGCTGGCTGCAGAGGGGGTATTGGACTGGCCTACGAGGCTGGCCATTGCCATCGGTGTCGCCAGAGGGATTTACTACCTACACCACGGACGCAACAACCCCATCGTGCACCACAATATCAACTCGTCTAGCATCTTGCTTGACAGAGACCTCAAGCCAAAGATCTCAGGTTTCGATTTTGCACGGGTCAACCTTGCCGAACCTGACCAACCGGTCCCAATCTGGGAGCTCACTGCTGGCAACATGTTCGGGTATACGGCTCCAG AATATATGACTGCGGTGACCTCCAAGGTTGACGTGTACAGCCTCGGTGTGGTGATGCTGGAGCTCGTCACCGGGCGGGTGGCCAACGAAGCTATAGCAGATGGCCACTTGGCAACCTGGGCAGGTAAACATTGCAACCGTCTGATGAAGAATGTTGTTGATTTCAGCCATGTCATCGACATGGCCATCTCAGTCCCAGATCGAGTGCGATACTTCAAGGAGATGTTGGCCATGTTCAGGCTAGGCGTGGCTTGCACCGACAAGGACCCACAGGAAAGGCCACCCATGCATGAGGTTCTATCCCGCCTCCGCAACCGTGGCCATTGA
- the LOC100826666 gene encoding MDIS1-interacting receptor like kinase 1 isoform X2 — translation MSCMGMLREQVVAISSVELQVLTMNLGRNSSICGCFGLNDGSDCHPRIYNEQDILNSLGDGNVMSSINGGPWRSVMYRVHLQDPSRVVVVKKLENKTASAVDASLDDRCQSEVNLLDSICHDNIISLVACILKDNFIVLVYDHNENGSLNQWLHYPELAAEGVLDWPTRLAIAIGVARGIYYLHHGRNNPIVHHNINSSSILLDRDLKPKISGFDFARVNLAEPDQPVPIWELTAGNMFGYTAPEYMTAVTSKVDVYSLGVVMLELVTGRVANEAIADGHLATWAGKHCNRLMKNVVDFSHVIDMAISVPDRVRYFKEMLAMFRLGVACTDKDPQERPPMHEVLSRLRNRGH, via the exons ATGAGCTGTATGGGCATGTTAAGAGAG CAGGTTGTTGCTATTAGCAGCGTGGAGTTGCAGGTGCTGACGATGAATCTAGGACGTAATTCCTCAATCTGTGGATGCTTCGGGCTCAACGATGGAAGCGATTGTCACCCTCGTATTTACAATGAGCAAGATATACTTAACAGCCTTGGTGATGGCAATGTTATGAGCAGCATCAATGGTGGCCCCTGGAGGTCGGTGATGTACCGAGTTCACCTGCAGGACCCTTCTAGGGTGGTGGTTGTCAAGAAGTTGGAGAACAAGACTGCAAGTGCAGTGGATGCCAGTCTGGACGACCGCTGCCAGTCGGAGGTGAACTTGCTGGACAGCATTTGCCATGACAACATCATCAGTCTTGTAGCTTGCATTCTGAAGGACAACTTCATCGTGCTCGTATACGACCACAACGAGAACGGCAGCCTCAACCAGTGGCTGCACTACCCTGAGCTGGCTGCAGAGGGGGTATTGGACTGGCCTACGAGGCTGGCCATTGCCATCGGTGTCGCCAGAGGGATTTACTACCTACACCACGGACGCAACAACCCCATCGTGCACCACAATATCAACTCGTCTAGCATCTTGCTTGACAGAGACCTCAAGCCAAAGATCTCAGGTTTCGATTTTGCACGGGTCAACCTTGCCGAACCTGACCAACCGGTCCCAATCTGGGAGCTCACTGCTGGCAACATGTTCGGGTATACGGCTCCAG AATATATGACTGCGGTGACCTCCAAGGTTGACGTGTACAGCCTCGGTGTGGTGATGCTGGAGCTCGTCACCGGGCGGGTGGCCAACGAAGCTATAGCAGATGGCCACTTGGCAACCTGGGCAGGTAAACATTGCAACCGTCTGATGAAGAATGTTGTTGATTTCAGCCATGTCATCGACATGGCCATCTCAGTCCCAGATCGAGTGCGATACTTCAAGGAGATGTTGGCCATGTTCAGGCTAGGCGTGGCTTGCACCGACAAGGACCCACAGGAAAGGCCACCCATGCATGAGGTTCTATCCCGCCTCCGCAACCGTGGCCATTGA
- the LOC100826666 gene encoding MDIS1-interacting receptor like kinase 1 isoform X3, with protein sequence MSCMGMLREVVAISSVELQVLTMNLGRNSSICGCFGLNDGSDCHPRIYNEQDILNSLGDGNVMSSINGGPWRSVMYRVHLQDPSRVVVVKKLENKTASAVDASLDDRCQSEVNLLDSICHDNIISLVACILKDNFIVLVYDHNENGSLNQWLHYPELAAEGVLDWPTRLAIAIGVARGIYYLHHGRNNPIVHHNINSSSILLDRDLKPKISGFDFARVNLAEPDQPVPIWELTAGNMFGYTAPEYMTAVTSKVDVYSLGVVMLELVTGRVANEAIADGHLATWAGKHCNRLMKNVVDFSHVIDMAISVPDRVRYFKEMLAMFRLGVACTDKDPQERPPMHEVLSRLRNRGH encoded by the exons ATGAGCTGTATGGGCATGTTAAGAGAG GTTGTTGCTATTAGCAGCGTGGAGTTGCAGGTGCTGACGATGAATCTAGGACGTAATTCCTCAATCTGTGGATGCTTCGGGCTCAACGATGGAAGCGATTGTCACCCTCGTATTTACAATGAGCAAGATATACTTAACAGCCTTGGTGATGGCAATGTTATGAGCAGCATCAATGGTGGCCCCTGGAGGTCGGTGATGTACCGAGTTCACCTGCAGGACCCTTCTAGGGTGGTGGTTGTCAAGAAGTTGGAGAACAAGACTGCAAGTGCAGTGGATGCCAGTCTGGACGACCGCTGCCAGTCGGAGGTGAACTTGCTGGACAGCATTTGCCATGACAACATCATCAGTCTTGTAGCTTGCATTCTGAAGGACAACTTCATCGTGCTCGTATACGACCACAACGAGAACGGCAGCCTCAACCAGTGGCTGCACTACCCTGAGCTGGCTGCAGAGGGGGTATTGGACTGGCCTACGAGGCTGGCCATTGCCATCGGTGTCGCCAGAGGGATTTACTACCTACACCACGGACGCAACAACCCCATCGTGCACCACAATATCAACTCGTCTAGCATCTTGCTTGACAGAGACCTCAAGCCAAAGATCTCAGGTTTCGATTTTGCACGGGTCAACCTTGCCGAACCTGACCAACCGGTCCCAATCTGGGAGCTCACTGCTGGCAACATGTTCGGGTATACGGCTCCAG AATATATGACTGCGGTGACCTCCAAGGTTGACGTGTACAGCCTCGGTGTGGTGATGCTGGAGCTCGTCACCGGGCGGGTGGCCAACGAAGCTATAGCAGATGGCCACTTGGCAACCTGGGCAGGTAAACATTGCAACCGTCTGATGAAGAATGTTGTTGATTTCAGCCATGTCATCGACATGGCCATCTCAGTCCCAGATCGAGTGCGATACTTCAAGGAGATGTTGGCCATGTTCAGGCTAGGCGTGGCTTGCACCGACAAGGACCCACAGGAAAGGCCACCCATGCATGAGGTTCTATCCCGCCTCCGCAACCGTGGCCATTGA
- the LOC100826666 gene encoding MDIS1-interacting receptor like kinase 1 isoform X5 gives MNLGRNSSICGCFGLNDGSDCHPRIYNEQDILNSLGDGNVMSSINGGPWRSVMYRVHLQDPSRVVVVKKLENKTASAVDASLDDRCQSEVNLLDSICHDNIISLVACILKDNFIVLVYDHNENGSLNQWLHYPELAAEGVLDWPTRLAIAIGVARGIYYLHHGRNNPIVHHNINSSSILLDRDLKPKISGFDFARVNLAEPDQPVPIWELTAGNMFGYTAPEYMTAVTSKVDVYSLGVVMLELVTGRVANEAIADGHLATWAGKHCNRLMKNVVDFSHVIDMAISVPDRVRYFKEMLAMFRLGVACTDKDPQERPPMHEVLSRLRNRGH, from the exons ATGAATCTAGGACGTAATTCCTCAATCTGTGGATGCTTCGGGCTCAACGATGGAAGCGATTGTCACCCTCGTATTTACAATGAGCAAGATATACTTAACAGCCTTGGTGATGGCAATGTTATGAGCAGCATCAATGGTGGCCCCTGGAGGTCGGTGATGTACCGAGTTCACCTGCAGGACCCTTCTAGGGTGGTGGTTGTCAAGAAGTTGGAGAACAAGACTGCAAGTGCAGTGGATGCCAGTCTGGACGACCGCTGCCAGTCGGAGGTGAACTTGCTGGACAGCATTTGCCATGACAACATCATCAGTCTTGTAGCTTGCATTCTGAAGGACAACTTCATCGTGCTCGTATACGACCACAACGAGAACGGCAGCCTCAACCAGTGGCTGCACTACCCTGAGCTGGCTGCAGAGGGGGTATTGGACTGGCCTACGAGGCTGGCCATTGCCATCGGTGTCGCCAGAGGGATTTACTACCTACACCACGGACGCAACAACCCCATCGTGCACCACAATATCAACTCGTCTAGCATCTTGCTTGACAGAGACCTCAAGCCAAAGATCTCAGGTTTCGATTTTGCACGGGTCAACCTTGCCGAACCTGACCAACCGGTCCCAATCTGGGAGCTCACTGCTGGCAACATGTTCGGGTATACGGCTCCAG AATATATGACTGCGGTGACCTCCAAGGTTGACGTGTACAGCCTCGGTGTGGTGATGCTGGAGCTCGTCACCGGGCGGGTGGCCAACGAAGCTATAGCAGATGGCCACTTGGCAACCTGGGCAGGTAAACATTGCAACCGTCTGATGAAGAATGTTGTTGATTTCAGCCATGTCATCGACATGGCCATCTCAGTCCCAGATCGAGTGCGATACTTCAAGGAGATGTTGGCCATGTTCAGGCTAGGCGTGGCTTGCACCGACAAGGACCCACAGGAAAGGCCACCCATGCATGAGGTTCTATCCCGCCTCCGCAACCGTGGCCATTGA
- the LOC100826978 gene encoding receptor protein-tyrosine kinase CEPR1 produces the protein MSPWSFSPCGCSWLHKRSNCHALCYDEQYMINNLGDDNAMSNIVDGGTWSSVLYRVPPQDTSMPVVVKKLQNKSGPVDASLDSRRQSEVNLLGRIGHGNIISLADWIRRDNFILIVYDHKENGSLHQWLHHDPAERVLDWPTRRAIAVAVAGGLCYLHHRRKSPIVHHNINSANILIDTGLKPKIAGFDFAQVNLAGPDQPVPIWELTTGNMFGYTAPEYATMVTTTKVDVYSLGMLLLELVTGRVANAAVADGHLATWAGKHCNHLMENTGDFRDVVDMAIPDRVQYLKEMATMFRLGVDCTTEKPEERPAMHKVHCRLRNRGH, from the exons ATGAGTCCATGGAGTTTCTCGCCCTGTGGATGCTCCTGGCTCCACAAGAGAAGCAATTGTCATGCTTTGTGTTACGACGAGCAATATATGATTAATAACCTTGGTGACGACAATGCCATGAGCAACATTGTTGATGGTGGCACCTGGAGTTCGGTATTGTACCGAGTTCCCCCGCAGGACACATCGATGCCGGTGGTCGTGAAGAAGTTGCAGAACAAGAGTGGACCAGTGGATGCTAGCCTTGACAGCCGACGTCAGTCCGAGGTGAACTTGCTGGGCCGGATTGGCCACGGCAACATCATCAGCCTTGCAGATTGGATTCGCAGGGACAACTTTATCCTGATCGTCTATGACCACAAGGAGAATGGCAGCCTCCACCAGTGGCTGCATCATGATCCTGCAGAGAGGGTGTTGGACTGGCCAACGAGGCGGgccatcgccgtcgccgttgcAGGAGGGCTCTGCTACCTGCACCACAGACGCAAGAGCCCCATCGTGCACCACAACATCAACTCTGCAAACATCCTGATTGACACTGGCCTCAAGCCGAAAATTGCAGGCTTCGATTTTGCACAGGTCAACCTGGCCGGACCTGACCAACCGGTGCCGATATGGGAGCTCACTACTGGCAACATGTTTGGCTACACTGCTCCAG AATATGCAACCATGGTGACCACCACCAAGGTTGACGTGTACAGCCTTGGTATGTTGCTGTTGGAGCTCGTCACCGGTCGGGTGGCCAACGCAGCGGTTGCGGATGGCCACTTGGCAACCTGGGCAGGGAAACATTGCAACCACCTGATGGAGAACACTGGAGATTTCAGGGACGTAGTCGACATGGCCATCCCAGATCGAGTGCAATACCTCAAGGAGATGGCCACCATGTTCAGGCTCGGCGTGGATTGCACCACCGAGAAGCCAGAGGAGAGGCCAGCCATGCACAAGGTTCACTGCCGCCTCCGCAACCGTGGCCACTGA
- the LOC100827893 gene encoding uncharacterized protein LOC100827893 isoform X2, whose protein sequence is MGNCKRRRRIRSGVGVPRRKRMMWTASSHVHSRREAASFSCHTGRMHIINIPMVVNIESPRSMGDIGQAKSEQLKANRATQENGKHTTGSRSFADVLDQKGEIKKAPEADPSLIGEEAHDTDLYSTVFPQAKKGRYGLGLLAGGGASQRLAEALAKLEETTQENKELKLMVDKLATNQTSMMAQSYRMEQQYNELKTLFLSYKGIAISNVEVQVLKMNPGWKVSIRRCFGYSERSNRHPLIYNEQDVLNNLGDANAMSIINGGTWTSVLYRVQLPNQSRAVVVKKLQNEGGNAEYAGLTNQCQSEVNLLGSIHHNNIISLEDCFRESNFIVLVYNHKENGSLYQWLHNPADPPSWVHRGGFWTGRRGGASPLVPLKGSTTCTMDATTPSCTTTSTLPAYCLTLTSRPRSHASISHRSALPDMTSRCQSTSPLLSTCLATQLQNMRLW, encoded by the exons ATGGGAAATtgcaaaaggagaagaagaataagaagcGGCGTCGGGgtgccgaggaggaagaggatgatgTGGACAGCATCATCTCACGTACATTCAAGAAGAGAAGCTGCTTCTTTCAGTTGCCATACTGGGAGAATGCACATTATTAATATTCCAATGGTTGTGAACATAGAATCCCCCCGATCAATGGGAGACATTGGTCAG GCTAAATCTGAGCAACTGAAAGCAAACCGAGCTACACAGGAAAATGGGAAGCACACAACAGGATCACGAAGTTTTGCTGATGTCCTTGACCAAAAG GGTGAGATTAAAAAAGCACCTGAAGCAGATCCATCTCTTATTGGAGAGGAAGCACATGATACTGATCTGTACTCAACAGTGTTCCCACAAGCTAAAAAAGGAAGGTATGGCCTTGGACTACTTGCAGGTGGAGGGGCTTCTCAGCGCCTTGCCGAAGCTTTGGCTAAACTTGAAGAAACAACGCAAGAGAATAAGGAGCTTAAGCTTATGGTGGATAAGTTAGCAACAAATCAAACTTCAATGATGGCCCAAAGTTATAGGATGGAACAACAGTACAATGAACTAAAAACCCTGTTCTTGTCATACAAG GGCATTGCTATTAGCAATGTGGAGGTGCAGGTGCTGAAGATGAATCCAGGATGGAAAGTCTCGATCCGCAGATGCTTCGGGTACAGCGAGAGAAGCAATCGTCACCCTCTGATCTATAATGAGCAAGATGTACTTAACAACCTTGGGGATGCCAATGCCATGAGCATCATCAATGGTGGTACCTGGACATCAGTACTTTACCGAGTTCAGCTGCCGAATCAATCCAGGGCGGTGGTCGTGAAGAAGCTGCAGAACGAGGGTGGAAATGCAGAGTATGCCGGTCTCACTAACCAATGCCAGTCCGAGGTAAACTTGCTGGGAAGCATTCATCACAACAACATCATCAGTCTTGAAGATTGCTTTAGGGAAAGCAACTTCATTGTGCTCGTCTACAACCACAAGGAGAACGGCAGCCTCTACCAGTGGCTGCACAACCCTGCTGATCCCCCCAGCTGGGTGCACAGGGGAGGATTCTGGACTGGCCGACGAGGCGGGGCATCGCCATTGGTTCCGCTGAAGGGCTCTACTACCTGCACCATGGACGCAACAACCCCATCGTGCACCACAACGTCAACTCTGCCAGCATATTGCTTGACACTGACCTCAAGGCCAAGGTCGCATGCTTCGATCTCGCACAGGTCAGCCTTGCCGGACATGACCAGCCGGTGCCAATCCACGAGCCCACTGCTCTCAACATGTTTGGCTACACAGCTCCAA AATATGCGACTATGGTGA
- the LOC100827893 gene encoding uncharacterized protein LOC100827893 isoform X1 yields MGNCKRRRRIRSGVGVPRRKRMMWTASSHVHSRREAASFSCHTGRMHIINIPMVVNIESPRSMGDIGQAKSEQLKANRATQENGKHTTGSRSFADVLDQKGEIKKAPEADPSLIGEEAHDTDLYSTVFPQAKKGRYGLGLLAGGGASQRLAEALAKLEETTQENKELKLMVDKLATNQTSMMAQSYRMEQQYNELKTLFLSYKGIAISNVEVQVLKMNPGWKVSIRRCFGYSERSNRHPLIYNEQDVLNNLGDANAMSIINGGTWTSVLYRVQLPNQSRAVVVKKLQNEGGNAEYAGLTNQCQSEVNLLGSIHHNNIISLEDCFRESNFIVLVYNHKENGSLYQWLHNPADPPSWVHRGGFWTGRRGGASPLVPLKGSTTCTMDATTPSCTTTSTLPAYCLTLTSRPRSHASISHRSALPDMTSRCQSTSPLLSTCLATQLQVRFHLQHT; encoded by the exons ATGGGAAATtgcaaaaggagaagaagaataagaagcGGCGTCGGGgtgccgaggaggaagaggatgatgTGGACAGCATCATCTCACGTACATTCAAGAAGAGAAGCTGCTTCTTTCAGTTGCCATACTGGGAGAATGCACATTATTAATATTCCAATGGTTGTGAACATAGAATCCCCCCGATCAATGGGAGACATTGGTCAG GCTAAATCTGAGCAACTGAAAGCAAACCGAGCTACACAGGAAAATGGGAAGCACACAACAGGATCACGAAGTTTTGCTGATGTCCTTGACCAAAAG GGTGAGATTAAAAAAGCACCTGAAGCAGATCCATCTCTTATTGGAGAGGAAGCACATGATACTGATCTGTACTCAACAGTGTTCCCACAAGCTAAAAAAGGAAGGTATGGCCTTGGACTACTTGCAGGTGGAGGGGCTTCTCAGCGCCTTGCCGAAGCTTTGGCTAAACTTGAAGAAACAACGCAAGAGAATAAGGAGCTTAAGCTTATGGTGGATAAGTTAGCAACAAATCAAACTTCAATGATGGCCCAAAGTTATAGGATGGAACAACAGTACAATGAACTAAAAACCCTGTTCTTGTCATACAAG GGCATTGCTATTAGCAATGTGGAGGTGCAGGTGCTGAAGATGAATCCAGGATGGAAAGTCTCGATCCGCAGATGCTTCGGGTACAGCGAGAGAAGCAATCGTCACCCTCTGATCTATAATGAGCAAGATGTACTTAACAACCTTGGGGATGCCAATGCCATGAGCATCATCAATGGTGGTACCTGGACATCAGTACTTTACCGAGTTCAGCTGCCGAATCAATCCAGGGCGGTGGTCGTGAAGAAGCTGCAGAACGAGGGTGGAAATGCAGAGTATGCCGGTCTCACTAACCAATGCCAGTCCGAGGTAAACTTGCTGGGAAGCATTCATCACAACAACATCATCAGTCTTGAAGATTGCTTTAGGGAAAGCAACTTCATTGTGCTCGTCTACAACCACAAGGAGAACGGCAGCCTCTACCAGTGGCTGCACAACCCTGCTGATCCCCCCAGCTGGGTGCACAGGGGAGGATTCTGGACTGGCCGACGAGGCGGGGCATCGCCATTGGTTCCGCTGAAGGGCTCTACTACCTGCACCATGGACGCAACAACCCCATCGTGCACCACAACGTCAACTCTGCCAGCATATTGCTTGACACTGACCTCAAGGCCAAGGTCGCATGCTTCGATCTCGCACAGGTCAGCCTTGCCGGACATGACCAGCCGGTGCCAATCCACGAGCCCACTGCTCTCAACATGTTTGGCTACACAGCTCCAAGTTAGGTTTCATCTACAACATACTTAA
- the LOC100828202 gene encoding rust resistance kinase Lr10-like, whose amino-acid sequence MRRAIAIGVTIGLCYLHHGRNHSIVHYNINSTNILLDTGFKPKIAGFDLARINLAGNDQPVPIWELPAVNIVSYTAPG is encoded by the exons ATGAGGCGGGCCATCGCCATCGGTGTCACCATAGGGCTCTGTTACCTGCATCATGGACGCAACCACTCCATTGTGCACTACAACATCAACTCTACCAACATTTTGCTTGACACTGGCTTCAAGCCCAAGATTGCAGGTTTCGATCTTGCACGGATCAACCTTGCCGGAAATGACCAGCCGGTGCCAATCTGGGAGCTCCCTGCTGTCAACATTGTGAGCTATACGGCTCCAG GTTGA